A window of Citrus sinensis cultivar Valencia sweet orange chromosome 7, DVS_A1.0, whole genome shotgun sequence contains these coding sequences:
- the LOC102611122 gene encoding mechanosensitive ion channel protein 2, chloroplastic isoform X1 has product MASAGSLQLSHDLGLCRNQVFKKQFKNVMGRGKSHLLSATLTSRASFWPQDFRSFNLSGSPYSQINPIPYRSNRIRCHFSPLPGQACQLPGMKAASMAFTKSYNALQCSPQALKLVPGIAIIVFATWGLGPLMRQSRNLLLKKSDNSWKKSKTHHVMTSYIQPLMLWTGAILICRALDPVVLPTEAGEVVKHRLLNFVRSLSTVLAFAYCLSSLIQQAQKFFMETTDSGDARNMGFQFAGKAVYSAVWVASASLFMELLGFSTQKWLTAGGLGTVLLTLAGREIFTNFLSSAMIHATRPFVLNEWIQTKIEGYEVSGTVEHVGWWSPTIVRGEDREAVHIPNHKFTVNVVRNLSQKSHWRIKTHLAISHLDVHKINSIVADMRKVLAKNPQVEQQRLHRRVFLDNINPENQALLILVSCFVKTSHHEEYLCVKEAILLDLLRVISHHRARLATPIRTVQKIFSDADLENVPFADTIYNRGGGASNRPLLLIEPPYRINGEDKTKSQTRPSRSSGEQDGKTTPRLTPDMKADSKVSVSSKSDSKADAKIPETPNSDTREDKNGAAAHMSDPKVADKVTVKSTSKSFPKTKSKVAEISSSEPKVLGSTSDNPTKDRKVSDSKQPKVVGQGNATQNSKIDNPSISSSGGSDKAGGLQESKQESNKLPSTQPPVSRPALEENIVLGVALEGSKRTLPIEEGMPSSQPVVKELTTANRNGNVSSTAEKEKKDGQIPSTRSATSGVSESN; this is encoded by the exons ATGGCTTCCGCTGGTTCTTTGCAGTTGTCCCATGACTTGGGACTTTGCAGGAACCAGGTCTTCAAGAAACAGTTCAAG aatgttATGGGAAGAGGGAAATCACATTTACTTAGTGCCACCCTTACATCCCGTGCTTCG TTTTGGCCGCAAGATTTTCGAAGTTTTAACCTTTCAGGCAGTCCATACAGTCAGATAAATCCTATACCTTACAGAAGCAATAGAATTAGGTGCCATTTTTCTCCTTTACCAGGTCAAGCATGTCAACTTCCAGGCATGAAAGCTGCTTCAATGGCATTTACTAa GTCATATAATGCTTTACAATGTAGTCCTCAAGCACTTAAATTGGTTCCAGGGATAgctattattgtttttgccACATGGGGTCTTGGGCCACTTATGCGTCAGAGCAGGAATCTTCTCCTCAAG AAGAGTGATAATAGTTGGAAAAAGAGCAAAACTCACCATGTCATGACATCTTATATTCAGCCTCTGATGCTCTGGACGGGAGCAATATTAATTTGCAG AGCACTGGATCCTGTAGTTCTACCTACAGAAGCTGGTGAGGTTGTTAAGCATCGCCTTTTAAACTTTGTTAGATCCTTGTCAACTGTTCTAGCATTTGCCTACTGTTTATCGAG CCTGATTCAACAAGCACAGAAATTCTTCATGGAGACTACTGACTCTGGTGATGCAAGAAAT ATGGGTTTCCAATTTGCAGGGAAAGCCGTATATTCTGCTGTCTGGGTTGCATCTGCTTCACTTTTCATGGAGTTGCTTGGTTTCTCTACCCAGAAGTGGCTTACAGCTGGAGGTCTTGGTACAGTATTGCTGACTCTTGCTGGTCGCGag ATATTCACAAACTTTCTCTCAAGTGCGATGATTCATGCAACTAGGCCTTTTGTTCTGAATGAATGGATACAAACAAAGATTGAAGGCTATGAAGTGTCTGGTACCGTTGAG CATGTGGGCTGGTGGTCACCAACGATTGTAAGGGGTGAAGATCGTGAAGCTGTTCATATTCCAAACCATAAGTTTACAGTGAATGTTGTGAGAAATCTCAGCCAAAAATCCCATTGGCGTATTAAAACTCACCTAGCTATTAGTCACTTGGATGTTCATAAGATTAAT AGTATTGTTGCTGACATGCGTAAAGTCTTGGCTAAGAATCCTCAAGTGGAGCAGCAGAGATTGCATAGAAGAGTATTTCTGGACAATATCAATCCTGAAAATCAAGCTCTGTTG ATCTTGGTGTCCTGTTTTGTGAAGACCTCACACCATGAAGAGTATCTGTGTGTCAAG GAAGCTATACTGTTGGATCTTCTTAGAGTTATCAGCCATCACAGAGCCCGACTAGCCACACCAATCCGCACCGTGCAGAAAATATTTAGTGATGCCGACTTGGAAAATGTTCCATTTGCAGATACAATATACAACCGGGGTGGAGGGGCATCTAACCGTCCTTTGCTATTGATTGAACCACCTTACAGAATCAATGgagaagataaaacaaaatctcAAACTCGCCCATCACGCTCAAGTGGAGAGCAAGATGGTAAGACCACACCTCGGCTTACACCTGACATGAAAGCAGATTCTAAAGTCAGTGTGTCATCAAAGTCAGACTCAAAGGCAGATGCCAAGATCCCAGAAACACCAAATTCTGACACAAGAGAGGACAAGAATGGTGCAGCAGCGCACATGTCTGATCCTAAGGTTGCTGATAAAGTAACGGTTAAATCAACATCAAAATCTTTCCCCAAGACAAAATCTAAGGTTGCTGAAATTTCAAGTTCTGAACCCAAAGTTTTGGGATCAACTTCTGATAACCCAACCAAAGACAGAAAGGTATCTGACAGCAAGCAGCCCAAGGTTGTAGGTCAGGGAAACGCAACGCAGAACAGCAAGATTGATAATCCTTCCATTTCCTCATCAGGTGGCTCTGACAAAGCAGGCGGATTACAGGAATCAAAACAGGAAAGCAACAAGTTGCCTTCAACACAACCACCGGTATCAAGGCCTGCCTTGGAAGAAAATATAGTTCTTGGTGTCGCGTTGGAGGGCTCAAAGAGAACGCTTCCTATTGAGGAAGGAATGCCTTCCTCTCAACCAGTGGTGAAGGAACTGACTACTGCAAACCGAAATGGGAATGTATCTTCAACTgctgaaaaggaaaagaaagacgGCCAGATTCCATCAACACGCAGTGCAACATCTGGTGTTAGTGAGAGTAATTAG
- the LOC102611122 gene encoding mechanosensitive ion channel protein 2, chloroplastic isoform X2: MASAGSLQLSHDLGLCRNQVFKKQFKFWPQDFRSFNLSGSPYSQINPIPYRSNRIRCHFSPLPGQACQLPGMKAASMAFTKSYNALQCSPQALKLVPGIAIIVFATWGLGPLMRQSRNLLLKKSDNSWKKSKTHHVMTSYIQPLMLWTGAILICRALDPVVLPTEAGEVVKHRLLNFVRSLSTVLAFAYCLSSLIQQAQKFFMETTDSGDARNMGFQFAGKAVYSAVWVASASLFMELLGFSTQKWLTAGGLGTVLLTLAGREIFTNFLSSAMIHATRPFVLNEWIQTKIEGYEVSGTVEHVGWWSPTIVRGEDREAVHIPNHKFTVNVVRNLSQKSHWRIKTHLAISHLDVHKINSIVADMRKVLAKNPQVEQQRLHRRVFLDNINPENQALLILVSCFVKTSHHEEYLCVKEAILLDLLRVISHHRARLATPIRTVQKIFSDADLENVPFADTIYNRGGGASNRPLLLIEPPYRINGEDKTKSQTRPSRSSGEQDGKTTPRLTPDMKADSKVSVSSKSDSKADAKIPETPNSDTREDKNGAAAHMSDPKVADKVTVKSTSKSFPKTKSKVAEISSSEPKVLGSTSDNPTKDRKVSDSKQPKVVGQGNATQNSKIDNPSISSSGGSDKAGGLQESKQESNKLPSTQPPVSRPALEENIVLGVALEGSKRTLPIEEGMPSSQPVVKELTTANRNGNVSSTAEKEKKDGQIPSTRSATSGVSESN, translated from the exons ATGGCTTCCGCTGGTTCTTTGCAGTTGTCCCATGACTTGGGACTTTGCAGGAACCAGGTCTTCAAGAAACAGTTCAAG TTTTGGCCGCAAGATTTTCGAAGTTTTAACCTTTCAGGCAGTCCATACAGTCAGATAAATCCTATACCTTACAGAAGCAATAGAATTAGGTGCCATTTTTCTCCTTTACCAGGTCAAGCATGTCAACTTCCAGGCATGAAAGCTGCTTCAATGGCATTTACTAa GTCATATAATGCTTTACAATGTAGTCCTCAAGCACTTAAATTGGTTCCAGGGATAgctattattgtttttgccACATGGGGTCTTGGGCCACTTATGCGTCAGAGCAGGAATCTTCTCCTCAAG AAGAGTGATAATAGTTGGAAAAAGAGCAAAACTCACCATGTCATGACATCTTATATTCAGCCTCTGATGCTCTGGACGGGAGCAATATTAATTTGCAG AGCACTGGATCCTGTAGTTCTACCTACAGAAGCTGGTGAGGTTGTTAAGCATCGCCTTTTAAACTTTGTTAGATCCTTGTCAACTGTTCTAGCATTTGCCTACTGTTTATCGAG CCTGATTCAACAAGCACAGAAATTCTTCATGGAGACTACTGACTCTGGTGATGCAAGAAAT ATGGGTTTCCAATTTGCAGGGAAAGCCGTATATTCTGCTGTCTGGGTTGCATCTGCTTCACTTTTCATGGAGTTGCTTGGTTTCTCTACCCAGAAGTGGCTTACAGCTGGAGGTCTTGGTACAGTATTGCTGACTCTTGCTGGTCGCGag ATATTCACAAACTTTCTCTCAAGTGCGATGATTCATGCAACTAGGCCTTTTGTTCTGAATGAATGGATACAAACAAAGATTGAAGGCTATGAAGTGTCTGGTACCGTTGAG CATGTGGGCTGGTGGTCACCAACGATTGTAAGGGGTGAAGATCGTGAAGCTGTTCATATTCCAAACCATAAGTTTACAGTGAATGTTGTGAGAAATCTCAGCCAAAAATCCCATTGGCGTATTAAAACTCACCTAGCTATTAGTCACTTGGATGTTCATAAGATTAAT AGTATTGTTGCTGACATGCGTAAAGTCTTGGCTAAGAATCCTCAAGTGGAGCAGCAGAGATTGCATAGAAGAGTATTTCTGGACAATATCAATCCTGAAAATCAAGCTCTGTTG ATCTTGGTGTCCTGTTTTGTGAAGACCTCACACCATGAAGAGTATCTGTGTGTCAAG GAAGCTATACTGTTGGATCTTCTTAGAGTTATCAGCCATCACAGAGCCCGACTAGCCACACCAATCCGCACCGTGCAGAAAATATTTAGTGATGCCGACTTGGAAAATGTTCCATTTGCAGATACAATATACAACCGGGGTGGAGGGGCATCTAACCGTCCTTTGCTATTGATTGAACCACCTTACAGAATCAATGgagaagataaaacaaaatctcAAACTCGCCCATCACGCTCAAGTGGAGAGCAAGATGGTAAGACCACACCTCGGCTTACACCTGACATGAAAGCAGATTCTAAAGTCAGTGTGTCATCAAAGTCAGACTCAAAGGCAGATGCCAAGATCCCAGAAACACCAAATTCTGACACAAGAGAGGACAAGAATGGTGCAGCAGCGCACATGTCTGATCCTAAGGTTGCTGATAAAGTAACGGTTAAATCAACATCAAAATCTTTCCCCAAGACAAAATCTAAGGTTGCTGAAATTTCAAGTTCTGAACCCAAAGTTTTGGGATCAACTTCTGATAACCCAACCAAAGACAGAAAGGTATCTGACAGCAAGCAGCCCAAGGTTGTAGGTCAGGGAAACGCAACGCAGAACAGCAAGATTGATAATCCTTCCATTTCCTCATCAGGTGGCTCTGACAAAGCAGGCGGATTACAGGAATCAAAACAGGAAAGCAACAAGTTGCCTTCAACACAACCACCGGTATCAAGGCCTGCCTTGGAAGAAAATATAGTTCTTGGTGTCGCGTTGGAGGGCTCAAAGAGAACGCTTCCTATTGAGGAAGGAATGCCTTCCTCTCAACCAGTGGTGAAGGAACTGACTACTGCAAACCGAAATGGGAATGTATCTTCAACTgctgaaaaggaaaagaaagacgGCCAGATTCCATCAACACGCAGTGCAACATCTGGTGTTAGTGAGAGTAATTAG
- the LOC102611122 gene encoding mechanosensitive ion channel protein 2, chloroplastic isoform X3: MKAASMAFTKSYNALQCSPQALKLVPGIAIIVFATWGLGPLMRQSRNLLLKKSDNSWKKSKTHHVMTSYIQPLMLWTGAILICRALDPVVLPTEAGEVVKHRLLNFVRSLSTVLAFAYCLSSLIQQAQKFFMETTDSGDARNMGFQFAGKAVYSAVWVASASLFMELLGFSTQKWLTAGGLGTVLLTLAGREIFTNFLSSAMIHATRPFVLNEWIQTKIEGYEVSGTVEHVGWWSPTIVRGEDREAVHIPNHKFTVNVVRNLSQKSHWRIKTHLAISHLDVHKINSIVADMRKVLAKNPQVEQQRLHRRVFLDNINPENQALLILVSCFVKTSHHEEYLCVKEAILLDLLRVISHHRARLATPIRTVQKIFSDADLENVPFADTIYNRGGGASNRPLLLIEPPYRINGEDKTKSQTRPSRSSGEQDGKTTPRLTPDMKADSKVSVSSKSDSKADAKIPETPNSDTREDKNGAAAHMSDPKVADKVTVKSTSKSFPKTKSKVAEISSSEPKVLGSTSDNPTKDRKVSDSKQPKVVGQGNATQNSKIDNPSISSSGGSDKAGGLQESKQESNKLPSTQPPVSRPALEENIVLGVALEGSKRTLPIEEGMPSSQPVVKELTTANRNGNVSSTAEKEKKDGQIPSTRSATSGVSESN; encoded by the exons ATGAAAGCTGCTTCAATGGCATTTACTAa GTCATATAATGCTTTACAATGTAGTCCTCAAGCACTTAAATTGGTTCCAGGGATAgctattattgtttttgccACATGGGGTCTTGGGCCACTTATGCGTCAGAGCAGGAATCTTCTCCTCAAG AAGAGTGATAATAGTTGGAAAAAGAGCAAAACTCACCATGTCATGACATCTTATATTCAGCCTCTGATGCTCTGGACGGGAGCAATATTAATTTGCAG AGCACTGGATCCTGTAGTTCTACCTACAGAAGCTGGTGAGGTTGTTAAGCATCGCCTTTTAAACTTTGTTAGATCCTTGTCAACTGTTCTAGCATTTGCCTACTGTTTATCGAG CCTGATTCAACAAGCACAGAAATTCTTCATGGAGACTACTGACTCTGGTGATGCAAGAAAT ATGGGTTTCCAATTTGCAGGGAAAGCCGTATATTCTGCTGTCTGGGTTGCATCTGCTTCACTTTTCATGGAGTTGCTTGGTTTCTCTACCCAGAAGTGGCTTACAGCTGGAGGTCTTGGTACAGTATTGCTGACTCTTGCTGGTCGCGag ATATTCACAAACTTTCTCTCAAGTGCGATGATTCATGCAACTAGGCCTTTTGTTCTGAATGAATGGATACAAACAAAGATTGAAGGCTATGAAGTGTCTGGTACCGTTGAG CATGTGGGCTGGTGGTCACCAACGATTGTAAGGGGTGAAGATCGTGAAGCTGTTCATATTCCAAACCATAAGTTTACAGTGAATGTTGTGAGAAATCTCAGCCAAAAATCCCATTGGCGTATTAAAACTCACCTAGCTATTAGTCACTTGGATGTTCATAAGATTAAT AGTATTGTTGCTGACATGCGTAAAGTCTTGGCTAAGAATCCTCAAGTGGAGCAGCAGAGATTGCATAGAAGAGTATTTCTGGACAATATCAATCCTGAAAATCAAGCTCTGTTG ATCTTGGTGTCCTGTTTTGTGAAGACCTCACACCATGAAGAGTATCTGTGTGTCAAG GAAGCTATACTGTTGGATCTTCTTAGAGTTATCAGCCATCACAGAGCCCGACTAGCCACACCAATCCGCACCGTGCAGAAAATATTTAGTGATGCCGACTTGGAAAATGTTCCATTTGCAGATACAATATACAACCGGGGTGGAGGGGCATCTAACCGTCCTTTGCTATTGATTGAACCACCTTACAGAATCAATGgagaagataaaacaaaatctcAAACTCGCCCATCACGCTCAAGTGGAGAGCAAGATGGTAAGACCACACCTCGGCTTACACCTGACATGAAAGCAGATTCTAAAGTCAGTGTGTCATCAAAGTCAGACTCAAAGGCAGATGCCAAGATCCCAGAAACACCAAATTCTGACACAAGAGAGGACAAGAATGGTGCAGCAGCGCACATGTCTGATCCTAAGGTTGCTGATAAAGTAACGGTTAAATCAACATCAAAATCTTTCCCCAAGACAAAATCTAAGGTTGCTGAAATTTCAAGTTCTGAACCCAAAGTTTTGGGATCAACTTCTGATAACCCAACCAAAGACAGAAAGGTATCTGACAGCAAGCAGCCCAAGGTTGTAGGTCAGGGAAACGCAACGCAGAACAGCAAGATTGATAATCCTTCCATTTCCTCATCAGGTGGCTCTGACAAAGCAGGCGGATTACAGGAATCAAAACAGGAAAGCAACAAGTTGCCTTCAACACAACCACCGGTATCAAGGCCTGCCTTGGAAGAAAATATAGTTCTTGGTGTCGCGTTGGAGGGCTCAAAGAGAACGCTTCCTATTGAGGAAGGAATGCCTTCCTCTCAACCAGTGGTGAAGGAACTGACTACTGCAAACCGAAATGGGAATGTATCTTCAACTgctgaaaaggaaaagaaagacgGCCAGATTCCATCAACACGCAGTGCAACATCTGGTGTTAGTGAGAGTAATTAG